In one bacterium genomic region, the following are encoded:
- a CDS encoding BtpA/SgcQ family protein produces MSRARFRTVFSQDKVVLGMVHLHPLPGAPRYGGRLVPVVDAALADAEAIRRGGAGGMIVENFNDNPFYPDHVEAETVAAMSVIAKEVVRVAGDLPVGINVLRNDWKAALAVALAVGGRFIRLNVLTDALVTDQGIIEAPAHLALRYRRALGADHLLILADVYCKHGAPLARRPLGIVARDTAERGLADALIVSGEESGDPPRREDILEVRAAVPDVPVLLGSGMRETTAETVALVDGSIFGYHAKVDDIITNPVDPERVRRFVAAVAGARVASSGIRGSGAAV; encoded by the coding sequence ATGAGCCGGGCGCGGTTTCGCACCGTGTTCTCCCAAGACAAGGTGGTGCTCGGCATGGTCCATTTGCATCCCCTTCCCGGCGCGCCTCGGTATGGGGGCCGTCTCGTGCCCGTGGTGGACGCGGCCCTGGCCGATGCCGAGGCGATCCGGCGCGGCGGCGCCGGCGGGATGATCGTCGAAAACTTCAACGACAACCCCTTCTACCCGGACCACGTGGAGGCGGAAACGGTCGCCGCGATGTCGGTCATCGCCAAGGAGGTCGTGCGGGTGGCCGGGGACCTGCCGGTCGGGATCAACGTGCTCCGCAACGACTGGAAGGCCGCGCTGGCCGTGGCGCTGGCGGTCGGGGGCCGCTTCATCCGCCTCAACGTTCTCACCGACGCGCTGGTGACCGACCAGGGCATCATCGAGGCACCGGCGCATCTCGCCCTCCGGTACCGGCGCGCGCTGGGCGCCGACCACCTTTTGATTCTCGCGGACGTCTATTGCAAGCACGGCGCCCCGCTGGCGCGGCGTCCCTTGGGGATCGTGGCGCGCGACACCGCGGAGCGGGGTCTCGCGGATGCGCTGATCGTCTCGGGCGAGGAGAGCGGGGATCCTCCCCGGCGCGAGGATATCCTCGAGGTCCGCGCGGCCGTCCCCGACGTCCCCGTCCTCCTCGGGAGCGGGATGCGCGAGACCACCGCGGAGACGGTCGCGCTCGTCGACGGCTCGATCTTCGGATATCATGCCAAGGTCGACGACATCATCACCAATCCGGTGGATCCCGAGCGGGTGCGGCGGTTCGTCGCCGCCGTCGCGGGCGCGCGCGTCGCATCCTCGGGCATCCGGGGGTCGGGAGCCGCCGTCTAG
- a CDS encoding CoA transferase, translating to MTEGGPLPLDGVRILDLTQITLGPVATQMLGDFGADVIKIERPGQGDYTRSTLAHSNGVSYVFLASNRNKRGVTIDLRNPAGRMALERLLTDADVLVHNFRPGTMERLGFGYEQLSGRYPRLIYAVGSGYGLSGPYVKKGGQDILAQALGGALLRRAESNAPPEPFSTAICDCAAGMLLVQGILMALLARQKTGRGQLVTASLLDAMLYMQQQEATALMNAGQVINWIAMPLNGTFRTFDGGWIVMIGAFKVDPLGDICRALDLAPLGDDPRFATEAAQFAHRDELQAIFRRRFAELTQAEALARLEGQDLLCAPVQSLDQAVADPQVRHNEMVVEVVHPVLGRFRTIGIPIKLSETPGQLRLPPPELGEHTDDVLAEAEYSREDIQRLRAEGAV from the coding sequence ATGACCGAGGGAGGTCCGCTGCCTCTGGATGGCGTGCGGATCCTGGACCTCACGCAGATCACCCTGGGGCCCGTGGCGACGCAGATGCTCGGCGACTTCGGGGCGGACGTGATCAAGATCGAGCGCCCCGGGCAGGGCGACTACACGAGATCGACGCTGGCGCACTCCAACGGGGTCAGTTACGTCTTCCTGGCCAGTAACCGGAACAAGCGCGGCGTCACCATCGATCTGCGGAACCCGGCGGGCCGGATGGCGCTCGAGCGGTTGCTCACGGACGCCGACGTCCTCGTACACAACTTCCGCCCAGGCACCATGGAACGGCTCGGGTTCGGGTACGAGCAGCTCAGCGGGCGGTATCCGCGTCTGATCTATGCGGTGGGCAGCGGGTACGGCCTGAGCGGCCCGTATGTGAAAAAAGGGGGCCAGGATATTTTGGCGCAGGCGCTCGGGGGCGCCCTACTGCGGCGCGCGGAGTCCAATGCCCCCCCGGAACCGTTCAGCACCGCGATCTGCGATTGTGCCGCCGGAATGCTCCTCGTGCAGGGCATCCTCATGGCGCTGCTCGCGCGGCAGAAAACCGGGCGCGGGCAACTGGTCACCGCCTCGCTGCTGGACGCGATGCTCTACATGCAGCAGCAGGAAGCCACGGCGCTGATGAACGCGGGGCAGGTCATCAACTGGATCGCGATGCCGCTTAACGGCACGTTTCGTACCTTCGACGGAGGGTGGATCGTGATGATCGGCGCGTTCAAGGTCGACCCTCTGGGCGATATCTGCCGGGCCCTGGATCTCGCGCCGCTGGGGGACGATCCACGGTTTGCCACCGAAGCCGCCCAGTTCGCGCACCGGGACGAACTGCAGGCGATCTTTCGCCGCCGGTTCGCCGAGCTCACGCAGGCCGAGGCGCTGGCCCGGCTCGAAGGCCAGGATCTCCTCTGCGCACCGGTGCAGAGTCTGGACCAGGCCGTCGCCGACCCCCAGGTACGCCATAACGAGATGGTGGTGGAGGTAGTCCATCCCGTCCTCGGCCGATTCCGCACCATCGGGATCCCCATCAAGCTGTCTGAGACACCCGGACAACTTCGCCTTCCGCCTCCGGAACTCGGGGAGCACACCGACGACGTGCTGGCCGAAGCGGAGTACAGTCGGGAGGACATTCAGCGGCTACGGGCTGAGGGGGCGGTATGA